One segment of Sesamum indicum cultivar Zhongzhi No. 13 linkage group LG4, S_indicum_v1.0, whole genome shotgun sequence DNA contains the following:
- the LOC105161135 gene encoding uncharacterized protein LOC105161135, with product MSNEEEKRCPLCAEEMDWTDQQFMPCKCGYQVCVWCWHHIIDMAEKDETEGRCPACRTIYDKEKIVAMQANCQRTMTKSSSKKAKPPKAKPKANEVKKDLTNVRVIQRKMAYVIGLPLSLADEDVLMRKEYFGQYGKVTKVSLSRTSGGAVQQFINDTCSVYITYSKEEEALRCIQSVHGFVLEGRLLRASFGTAKYCHAWLKNMPCNNPACLYLHSIGANEDSFGKYEVAAVHTRSRVQQIVGATDNVVKRSGNVLPPPLSDIQNSTSTFTDKSTVRSGISDAPHVSGNSTYDTTCPHFFKQKQGASAVPHKLATFVDIVGRSNSAAHGKEGNSSEDARILDLRSELSSATINGNIHAGEAYPVPNLLKVSSFNHMRNELFKNSPDEPLRGDSLLSNTQGSKDTCGSSHRTFFLHPSYPATFSEDSGGPALFCKKTRSGNDFNLNQSLVDNRDNEASLPITYVNSMLNDSGQELKFPSPAKSDRTHRNFKSFSNEEIVEHLRRIDDDNFTNVEENSALVAVESSIISNIMSVDFDSCEYSLAMTNASSELLDETDGLGGSSWSSLNSDLSGYSFIKQDGFASQMPRSILPDYGDNKEQYLCKPQYPVSRPQSLAPPGFSVPSRDPPPGFSSSERTSRLPRVSSGCRLANASPFSSTLLQPSPTRLSGSLENANLSSPAILTCGKGQQTYGFTTPGFEMRPTGVPSLSALDDESRFWLMMSQSTSAHPNSKFSKMFATQTPLMQQQLSHSSHMGNGLSGADDVYGLHPRLVDQHQNYNPSFFTPTSQQKYANGRISNTNGHQHRLDEVPRNSETELQRKERLGGVNKYFPSYGELMFSSADVYSRVFRL from the exons AATTGACATGGCAGAGAAAGATGAGACAGAGGGGAGATGTCCAGCATGTCGGACAATATATGACAAGGAGAAAATTGTGGCAATGCAAGCAAATTGTCAAAG GACAATGACCAAAAGTTCAAGTAAGAAAGCTAAACCACCAAAGGCCAAGCCAAAAGCTAATGAAGTAAAGAAGGATTTGACAAATGTTAGAGTGATTCAGAGGAAAATGGCGTACGTCATTGGACTACCTCTCAGTCTAGCTGATGAAGAT GTACTGATGCGGAAGGAGTATTTTGGTCAGTACGGAAAAGTGACAAAGGTGTCTCTCTCACGGACATCTGGTGGGGCCGTTCAACAGTTTATCAATGACACATGCAGTGT ATACATAACATACAGTAAAGAAGAAGAGGCCTTAAGATGTATTCAATCAGTTCATGGTTTTGTCCTGGAAGGTAGACTTTTGAG AGCTTCATTTGGAACTGCGAAATATTGTCATGCTTGGCTGAAAAACATG CCATGCAACAATCCTGCCTGTTTATATTTGCATAGTATTGGGGCTAATGAAGATAGTTTCGGAAAATATGAGGTTGCTGCTGTTCACACGAG GAGTAGAGTCCAACAAATTGTTGGTGCCACGGACAATGTGGTAAAGCGCTCCGGCAACGTGTTGCCTCCTCCCCTTAGTGATATTCAAAATAGTACCAGTACTTTTACTGACAAATCTACTGTAAGAAGTGGCATATCA GATGCTCCTCATGTTTCTGGAAATAGCACCTATGATACAACATGTccacatttttttaaacagAAGCAAGGAGCCAGTGCAGTACCCCACAAATTGGCAACTTTTGTAGATATTGTCGGACGGTCTAATTCTGCTGCTCATGGAAAGGAAGGAAACAGCTCTGAAGATGCGAGGATTTTAGACCTACGTTCTGAATTATCTTCAGCAACAATTAATGGAAACATACATGCAGGAGAGGCGTATCCCGTTCCTAACCTGCTTAAGGTCTCCTCATTTAATCACATGAGGAAtgagttatttaaaaatagcCCAGATGAACCACTCAGAGGAGATTCTTTGTTATCCAATACCCAAGGATCTAAGGACACCTGTGGTTCAAGTCATAGAACTTTCTTTCTCCATCCTTCTTATCCTGCAACCTTTTCAGAGGATTCAGGTGGTCCAGCTTTATTCTGCAAGAAGACACGTAGTGGGAATGATTTTAATCTGAATCAGAGTCTTGTAGACAATCGTGATAATGAGGCTTCTCTACCTATCACATATGTAAATTCCATGTTAAATGATTCAGGCCAGGAGTTGAAGTTTCCAAGTCCTGCTAAATCTGATAGAACTCATAGAAATTTCAAGTCGTTTTCCAATGAAGAAATAGTTGAGCACTTACGAAGAATAGATGATGATAACTTTACCAATGTCGAGGAGAATTCTGCTTTAGTTGCTGTAGAGAgtagtataatttcaaatatcatGTCGGTAGATTTTGATTCATGTGAATATTCTTTAGCGATGACTAACGCTTCGTCTGAGTTGCTTGATGAAACTGATGGCTTGGGCGGTTCTTCCTGGAGTTCCCTAAATAGTGACCTATCAGGGTACTCATTCATTAAACAAGATGGCTTTGCAAGTCAAATGCCTAGGTCCATCCTTCCAGATTATGGGGATAACAAAGAGCAGTATTTGTGTAAGCCACAATATCCAG TAAGTAGGCCTCAAAGTTTGGCTCCGCCTGGGTTCTCAGTGCCATCTAGAGATCCACCTCCAGGGTTTTCGTCGAGTGAGAGAACAAGCCGTTTACCCCGCGTCTCATCAG GTTGTCGTTTGGCTAATGCTTCCCCTTTTTCCAGCACTTTGCTTCAACCATCTCCAACAAGACTCAGTGGCAGCCTCGAGAATGCTAATTTATCTTCTCCTGCCATATTAACTTGTGGTAAAGGTCAACAGACATATGGGTTTACAACCCCAGGCTTTGAAATGAGGCCAACAGGTGTTCCAAGCCTGAGTGCACTAGACGATGAATCCAGATTTTGGCTTATGATGTCCCAATCAACATCTGCACATCCAAACTCAAAATTCTCTAAAATGTTTGCTACCCAAACTCCGTTAATGCAGCAACAACTGAGTCATTCTAGTCATATGGGCAACGGGCTGTCTGGAGCAGACGATGTTTATGGTTTACATCCAAGACTAGTTGATCAACACCAAAACTACAACCCCTCTTTCTTCACTCCAACATCACAGCAGAAGTATGCAAATGGTCGCATTTCCAATACCAACGGCCACCAGCATCGTCTGGATGAGGTCCCACGTAATAGTGAAACAGAACTTCAGAGAAAGGAGAGATTAGGAGGAGTCAACAAGTACTTTCCAAGTTATGGGGAGCTAATGTTTAGTTCAGCCGACGTGTACAGCAGAGTATTCAGGTTGTAG